In Neorhizobium sp. NCHU2750, a single genomic region encodes these proteins:
- the ybaK gene encoding Cys-tRNA(Pro) deacylase, which translates to MSKTTRATQTLDKLRVAFTTVAYDYDPNAERIGMQAAEAIGEEPRRVLKTLMAEVDGKAVCVVVPSDHEVSMKKLAAAFGGKSAHMMKPADAERMTGYHVGGISPLGQKKLVPMAIEITALEEPHVFINGGQRGLQIRLAPQDAKAALKAIAASLIA; encoded by the coding sequence ATGTCCAAGACGACACGCGCCACGCAGACACTCGACAAGCTGAGGGTCGCCTTCACGACCGTGGCTTACGACTATGACCCCAATGCCGAGCGGATCGGCATGCAGGCGGCGGAAGCCATCGGCGAGGAACCGCGACGGGTGCTGAAGACGTTGATGGCCGAGGTCGACGGCAAGGCGGTCTGTGTAGTCGTTCCGTCCGACCACGAGGTCTCGATGAAGAAACTGGCGGCGGCCTTTGGCGGAAAATCCGCTCACATGATGAAGCCTGCGGATGCCGAGCGGATGACCGGCTATCATGTCGGCGGGATCAGCCCTCTCGGGCAGAAGAAGCTGGTGCCGATGGCCATCGAGATCACCGCGCTCGAAGAGCCGCATGTGTTCATCAATGGCGGCCAGCGTGGCCTGCAGATCAGGCTCGCACCGCAGGATGCTAAGGCCGCATTGAAAGCGATCGCCGCATCGCTGATTGCCTGA
- a CDS encoding YqaA family protein → MLSKLYDWTMALSARKSAEIWLAVIAFVESSVFLVPADVLFLPMSLARPERAWRYALVATVFSVLGGIAGWWIGSFAFDAIAVPILAFWGKLDTFNQLKEGITFETILLMLVTSGFAHLPPIKVVTILSGVVHVSLPLFIISAAITRGARFFLLAFLLRRYGEDIRHFIEKRLGKIAMIVAAVLIAAFAGYKLLAH, encoded by the coding sequence ATGCTCAGCAAACTCTACGACTGGACGATGGCGCTCAGTGCCCGCAAGTCCGCGGAAATCTGGCTGGCTGTCATTGCCTTTGTCGAAAGCTCGGTCTTTCTGGTTCCGGCCGACGTGCTGTTTTTGCCCATGTCGCTGGCGCGGCCGGAGCGCGCCTGGCGTTATGCGCTGGTCGCCACCGTGTTTTCGGTTCTCGGCGGGATTGCCGGCTGGTGGATCGGCTCGTTCGCCTTCGATGCGATCGCCGTGCCGATCCTGGCATTCTGGGGCAAGCTCGATACGTTCAACCAGTTGAAGGAGGGGATCACGTTCGAGACGATCCTGCTGATGCTGGTCACGTCCGGCTTTGCGCATCTGCCGCCGATCAAGGTGGTGACGATCCTGTCCGGCGTGGTGCATGTCAGCCTGCCGCTGTTCATCATCTCGGCGGCGATCACCCGCGGGGCCCGCTTCTTCCTGCTCGCCTTTCTGCTGCGCCGCTACGGCGAGGATATTCGCCATTTCATCGAAAAGCGGCTGGGCAAGATCGCCATGATCGTGGCGGCCGTGCTGATCGCGGCTTTTGCCGGATACAAACTGCTTGCCCATTGA
- a CDS encoding MBL fold metallo-hydrolase codes for MTDKPGMIDTLRILNPAPGIFAYYDGRIAGRRLYSEKANWLDDGAYSLGVASYAIVDGRQALIHDTHISLDHARAIRAHVEGLGARDIRVVLSHWHDDHIAGNAVFADCEIISLKLTADRLTDNRAEIEKADPPICPLVMPTTTFEERLDLSVGRRRVELAHFAIHSADGNVIRLSDEGLMLAGDTVEDTITYISEPEEIARHIDELERMAKLPIERILPAHGDPQRIADGGYARSLIRANQSYLHRLTAAISKGETVEPSLKSFIADDLASGAAIYFEPYEAVHEKNIARVKTALGK; via the coding sequence ATGACGGACAAGCCCGGCATGATCGACACCCTGCGCATCCTCAATCCGGCACCGGGCATATTCGCCTATTATGACGGACGCATTGCCGGCCGGCGGCTCTACAGCGAGAAAGCCAACTGGCTGGACGACGGCGCCTATTCGCTCGGCGTTGCGTCCTATGCCATCGTCGATGGCCGACAGGCGCTGATCCATGACACGCATATCTCGCTCGACCACGCCCGCGCCATCCGCGCCCATGTCGAAGGGCTCGGGGCACGGGATATCCGCGTTGTCCTCAGCCACTGGCATGACGATCATATCGCCGGCAACGCGGTATTCGCCGATTGCGAGATCATCTCGCTGAAGCTCACGGCAGACAGGCTGACCGACAATCGCGCAGAGATCGAAAAGGCGGATCCGCCGATCTGTCCGCTCGTCATGCCGACAACAACGTTCGAGGAGAGGCTCGATCTCAGCGTCGGAAGGCGCCGGGTCGAGCTCGCCCACTTTGCCATTCACAGTGCCGACGGCAATGTGATCCGGCTTTCGGACGAAGGCCTGATGCTGGCCGGTGATACGGTGGAAGACACGATCACCTACATTTCCGAACCCGAAGAGATCGCCAGGCATATCGACGAGCTGGAGCGGATGGCGAAACTGCCGATCGAACGCATCCTGCCGGCGCATGGCGATCCGCAGCGTATCGCGGACGGTGGCTATGCCAGGTCATTGATCCGCGCAAACCAGTCCTATCTCCACCGGCTGACTGCAGCGATATCGAAGGGCGAGACGGTCGAGCCTTCGCTCAAGTCCTTTATCGCCGATGATCTTGCCTCCGGTGCCGCCATCTATTTCGAGCCCTATGAAGCCGTGCACGAGAAGAACATTGCCAGGGTTAAGACCGCGCTCGGAAAATAG
- a CDS encoding PaaI family thioesterase, whose protein sequence is MKITDPGDFHERIKRSFRNQNAMGMLGAELTRIQQGMVEIELPFDPKLTQQHGFLHGGVISAPLETACTYAAYTVIAPNVSLLTIEFKVNLLSPGRGERFLFRGEVTKPGSTIIVADGRGYAIGDGPAKLIASMTASMMVIRDRIDVVE, encoded by the coding sequence ATGAAGATTACAGACCCAGGGGACTTTCACGAGCGCATCAAGCGCAGTTTCCGGAACCAGAATGCGATGGGAATGCTCGGCGCGGAGCTGACGCGCATCCAGCAGGGCATGGTGGAGATCGAGCTTCCGTTCGATCCGAAGCTCACCCAGCAGCATGGTTTTCTGCATGGCGGGGTGATTTCGGCTCCGCTGGAGACGGCCTGTACCTACGCGGCCTACACGGTGATTGCCCCGAACGTGTCGCTGCTGACGATCGAGTTCAAGGTAAACCTGCTGTCTCCCGGCCGCGGCGAGCGGTTCTTATTCCGCGGAGAGGTCACCAAGCCCGGTTCGACGATCATCGTCGCGGATGGCCGCGGCTATGCGATCGGCGACGGACCGGCCAAGCTGATCGCCTCGATGACGGCCTCGATGATGGTGATCCGCGACCGGATCGACGTGGTGGAATAA
- a CDS encoding sigma-70 family RNA polymerase sigma factor, producing the protein MDIREQSWAAAMRAERSGQRLAYETFLREFSASLRRIIGQRLRGLGLNAAETEDIVQEVLIAVHSRRDQWDASRPIMPWLNAITRYKVIDAARRLRRDVRLRLELTEEEWSGLSGPSEPDPAHNTADVEKMIAGLPPGQQSVVRAIGIDGASARDTAARLGSTEGAVRVAFHRSLKTLMAAAQKSFEG; encoded by the coding sequence ATGGACATACGCGAACAATCATGGGCTGCGGCAATGCGGGCGGAGCGATCCGGCCAGCGGCTGGCCTATGAAACCTTCCTGCGTGAATTTTCCGCCTCGCTGCGGCGGATCATCGGTCAGCGTCTTCGAGGCCTCGGCCTCAATGCCGCGGAGACCGAGGACATCGTGCAGGAGGTTCTGATCGCGGTACATTCTCGGCGTGACCAGTGGGACGCGTCCCGCCCGATCATGCCGTGGCTGAATGCGATTACCCGCTACAAGGTGATCGATGCCGCGCGACGGCTTCGCCGGGACGTGAGACTTCGGCTGGAACTTACCGAGGAAGAATGGTCGGGTCTTTCCGGGCCAAGCGAACCGGATCCCGCCCATAACACGGCCGATGTCGAGAAGATGATTGCCGGCCTTCCGCCCGGACAGCAATCGGTGGTGCGGGCGATCGGCATCGATGGCGCATCGGCGCGCGATACGGCGGCCCGGCTGGGCTCGACGGAAGGGGCCGTTCGGGTGGCGTTTCACCGGTCGCTGAAGACGCTTATGGCTGCCGCACAAAAAAGTTTCGAGGGATGA
- a CDS encoding 5'-methylthioadenosine/S-adenosylhomocysteine nucleosidase (Enables the cleavage of the glycosidic bond in both 5'-methylthioadenosine and S-adenosylhomocysteine), translating to MSFELKQLGPHTVLFVMAVDAEYGQHLKSSIKPLMTGVGPVEAAIVLSHALTKLQGENRLPDLIVSLGSAGSRNLEQAEVYQVASVAYRDMDASPLGFEKGRTPFLDHPAAMPLPHIIPGVPQASLSTGGNIVSGSAYDLVAADMVDMETFAVMRCCQLFGISLIGLRGISDGKEELKHVDNWTEYLHVIDEKLAGVIDSLAKALETGDLRI from the coding sequence ATGAGTTTCGAACTGAAACAGCTCGGCCCTCACACGGTATTGTTCGTGATGGCCGTCGATGCCGAATACGGGCAGCATCTCAAGTCCAGCATCAAGCCGTTGATGACCGGCGTCGGCCCCGTCGAGGCGGCCATCGTGCTGTCGCATGCCTTGACGAAGCTGCAGGGTGAAAACCGGTTGCCGGATCTGATCGTCTCGCTCGGTTCCGCCGGCTCGCGCAATCTCGAACAGGCCGAAGTCTACCAGGTCGCGTCGGTCGCCTATCGCGACATGGACGCCTCGCCGCTCGGCTTCGAGAAGGGACGCACGCCGTTTCTCGACCATCCGGCGGCCATGCCCCTGCCGCACATCATTCCAGGTGTGCCCCAAGCTTCGCTTTCGACCGGCGGCAATATCGTCTCGGGCTCGGCCTATGATCTCGTAGCCGCGGACATGGTGGACATGGAGACCTTTGCAGTGATGCGCTGCTGCCAGCTTTTCGGCATATCCCTGATCGGGCTGCGCGGCATTTCTGATGGGAAGGAAGAGCTGAAACACGTGGACAACTGGACCGAATATCTGCATGTCATCGACGAGAAGCTGGCCGGCGTCATCGACAGCCTGGCGAAGGCCCTAGAAACCGGCGATTTGCGCATCTGA
- a CDS encoding ArsC family reductase: protein MATVIYGIKNCDTMKKARMWLDGKGVDYTFHDYKTSGIDRKHLEDWIDRAGLDIVLNRAGTTFKKLDEAERQNIDRAKAIELMLAQPSMIKRPVLEADGKLVIGFKPEIYDDAFSG, encoded by the coding sequence ATGGCGACCGTCATCTACGGCATCAAGAATTGCGACACGATGAAGAAGGCCCGCATGTGGCTGGACGGCAAGGGTGTCGACTACACGTTCCACGACTACAAGACATCCGGCATCGACCGAAAGCATCTGGAAGACTGGATCGACCGGGCGGGCCTCGATATCGTGCTCAATCGTGCGGGCACGACATTCAAGAAACTCGATGAAGCCGAGCGACAGAATATCGACCGGGCAAAGGCAATCGAGCTGATGCTGGCGCAGCCGTCGATGATCAAGCGCCCGGTGCTCGAGGCAGACGGCAAGCTCGTCATCGGCTTCAAGCCGGAAATCTATGACGATGCTTTTTCAGGCTGA
- a CDS encoding AbrB/MazE/SpoVT family DNA-binding domain-containing protein — MTDDVITRISEKGEITLPEAVLERQHWDAGTSLIVEETRDGVLLKKRPIFTPTSPEDVFGMIKHEGKPKTVEEMEQGILDEARRSFAKSIDPD, encoded by the coding sequence ATGACTGACGACGTCATCACGCGAATTTCTGAAAAAGGCGAGATTACGCTGCCAGAGGCGGTGCTTGAAAGGCAGCATTGGGATGCGGGAACCAGCCTTATCGTGGAAGAGACGCGCGATGGCGTGCTTCTGAAAAAGCGTCCAATCTTTACGCCGACGAGCCCCGAAGATGTTTTCGGAATGATCAAGCACGAGGGTAAGCCGAAGACAGTCGAGGAGATGGAACAGGGCATTCTCGATGAAGCCCGGCGAAGCTTTGCCAAAAGCATCGATCCCGACTGA
- a CDS encoding methylated-DNA--[protein]-cysteine S-methyltransferase yields MQQQHYTIFETDGGFCGIVWNDAGVTRFQLPTASEASTENLVLRRVSKATRSLPPLEVKQVIDRVRRYFAGERIDFSDIRLDLADQDDVFKSIYAAARRVGWGHTTTYGTIARELGFGPEVARDVGQAMAKNPVALIIPCHRVLAAGGKIGGFSAPGGSLSKARMLELEGVSLASAEPAQQSLF; encoded by the coding sequence ATGCAACAGCAGCACTATACCATATTCGAAACCGATGGTGGCTTTTGCGGCATCGTCTGGAACGACGCCGGGGTAACCCGGTTCCAGTTGCCGACCGCCAGCGAAGCTTCCACCGAAAATCTGGTTTTACGCCGCGTTTCCAAGGCGACGAGATCGCTTCCTCCGCTGGAGGTGAAGCAGGTGATTGACCGCGTAAGGCGTTATTTCGCCGGTGAGCGCATCGATTTCTCCGATATCCGTCTCGACCTTGCCGATCAGGATGATGTTTTCAAAAGCATCTACGCCGCGGCCCGTCGCGTCGGCTGGGGCCATACAACGACCTATGGCACCATCGCCAGAGAACTGGGATTCGGCCCCGAGGTCGCCCGTGACGTCGGTCAGGCCATGGCGAAAAATCCGGTGGCGCTGATCATTCCGTGCCACCGAGTATTGGCAGCCGGCGGCAAGATCGGCGGCTTTTCGGCCCCCGGCGGCTCGCTGTCCAAGGCGCGCATGCTTGAACTCGAAGGTGTCAGCCTCGCATCGGCAGAGCCCGCCCAGCAATCCCTCTTTTGA
- a CDS encoding aminopeptidase yields the protein MTIVPNFQNAIDPIKLEKLGEVAVKVGLGLKPGQDLVITAPIAALPLVRFITKHAYMAGAGIVTPFYSDEETTLARYQHAADASFDKASGWLYEGMAKAYESGAARLAVAGDNPMLLSAQDPAKVARANKANSMAYKPALEKIANFDINWNIVSYPNPSWARQVFPDLPEEAAVAKLADAIFAASRVDVADPVAAWAEHNANLKTRSTWLNGERFAALHFTGPGTDLTVGLADGHEWHGGASKAKNGIICNPNIPTEEVFTTPHALKVEGHVSSTKPLSHQGTLIDNIQVRFEGGRIVEAKASRGEEVLNKVLETDEGARRLGEVALVPHSSPISASGILFYNTLFDENASCHIALGQCYSKCFIDGASLTPEQIKAQGGNSSLIHIDWMIGSDKVDIDGIKPDGSKVPVMRKGEWA from the coding sequence ATGACCATCGTGCCGAACTTCCAGAACGCCATCGATCCGATCAAGCTCGAAAAGCTCGGGGAAGTCGCGGTGAAGGTGGGGCTAGGGCTGAAGCCTGGCCAGGACCTCGTCATCACGGCGCCGATCGCCGCCCTGCCGCTGGTGCGCTTCATCACCAAGCATGCCTATATGGCGGGTGCGGGCATCGTCACGCCCTTCTATTCGGACGAGGAAACGACGCTTGCGCGCTACCAGCACGCGGCCGATGCGAGCTTCGACAAGGCATCCGGCTGGCTCTACGAGGGCATGGCCAAGGCCTATGAGAGTGGTGCGGCCCGGCTTGCGGTTGCCGGCGACAATCCGATGCTTCTCTCCGCCCAGGACCCGGCCAAGGTCGCCCGCGCCAACAAGGCCAATTCGATGGCCTACAAGCCGGCGCTCGAAAAGATCGCCAATTTCGACATCAACTGGAACATCGTTTCCTATCCCAATCCGTCCTGGGCACGCCAAGTCTTCCCCGACCTTCCGGAAGAGGCTGCCGTGGCCAAGCTCGCGGACGCGATCTTTGCCGCCTCGCGCGTCGATGTCGCCGATCCGGTCGCGGCCTGGGCCGAGCATAATGCCAATCTGAAGACGCGCTCGACATGGCTGAACGGCGAGCGTTTCGCAGCGCTGCATTTCACCGGCCCCGGCACAGACCTTACCGTCGGCCTGGCAGACGGCCACGAATGGCATGGCGGCGCTTCGAAGGCGAAGAACGGCATCATCTGCAACCCCAACATCCCGACCGAGGAAGTGTTCACCACGCCACATGCGCTCAAGGTGGAAGGCCATGTGTCGAGCACCAAGCCGCTGTCGCATCAGGGCACGCTGATCGACAATATCCAAGTGCGTTTCGAAGGTGGCCGCATCGTCGAAGCCAAGGCTTCCAGGGGCGAGGAAGTGCTGAACAAGGTTCTGGAAACGGATGAGGGCGCACGCCGGCTCGGCGAAGTGGCGCTGGTGCCGCATTCATCGCCGATCTCGGCAAGCGGCATCCTATTCTACAACACGCTGTTCGACGAGAACGCGTCGTGCCACATCGCGCTCGGCCAGTGCTATTCCAAGTGCTTCATCGACGGCGCGTCGCTGACACCGGAGCAGATCAAGGCACAGG
- a CDS encoding alpha/beta hydrolase: MLALATGPASAAQAPVKAHNVVLVHGAWADGSSWSKVIPYLQAAGLKVTSVQNPLTSLTDDVAATKRALAQQDGPTVLVGHSYAGTVISDAGVDPKVSALVYVAARAPDAGEDFTALSGKFPTMPVRAGVETHDGFQTIGEKAFVDHFANGLPKKEAETLYAEQQPIAATLFAGKTTAAAWKDKPSFYAVSKEDQTTSPDLERFLAKRMGATTIEVNSGHLSLVSHPKEIAHLILVAAGVEK; encoded by the coding sequence ATGCTTGCCCTGGCAACGGGCCCTGCCTCTGCCGCCCAGGCACCGGTAAAGGCCCATAATGTCGTTCTGGTCCATGGCGCCTGGGCCGATGGCTCGAGCTGGTCGAAGGTCATCCCCTATTTGCAGGCCGCCGGGTTGAAAGTGACATCCGTCCAGAATCCGTTGACCTCTCTTACCGACGACGTTGCCGCCACCAAGCGCGCGCTCGCCCAGCAGGACGGACCGACCGTCCTTGTCGGTCACTCCTATGCCGGAACGGTCATCAGCGACGCCGGTGTCGATCCGAAGGTCAGCGCGCTGGTCTATGTTGCGGCGCGCGCTCCCGATGCCGGCGAGGATTTCACCGCTCTTTCCGGCAAGTTCCCGACCATGCCGGTCCGCGCCGGCGTGGAGACCCATGACGGTTTCCAGACTATCGGAGAAAAAGCCTTCGTCGATCATTTCGCCAATGGTCTTCCGAAGAAAGAAGCCGAGACGCTCTATGCGGAACAGCAGCCGATCGCGGCAACCCTGTTTGCCGGCAAGACGACGGCTGCCGCCTGGAAGGACAAGCCAAGCTTCTACGCCGTGTCGAAAGAGGATCAAACCACGTCGCCGGATCTTGAGCGGTTCCTTGCCAAGCGCATGGGCGCAACCACCATCGAGGTGAATTCCGGCCACCTGTCGCTGGTCTCCCACCCCAAGGAGATCGCCCATCTGATCCTCGTCGCAGCAGGCGTCGAGAAATAA
- a CDS encoding DUF1109 domain-containing protein, with protein MKDATISSLPAGRTDDLIRSMAMEAGDRARERGKARTPTLRQALAAGLVLALICSLATVILLSGPRPDLSNVATTWTFQFKVVAMTLAAGGASLMVRNAVIPGIAGKRLLPLLPAALFMLAGAGFDRSGLSLGGAHASSVTSCMGVIVIAALPALAVIFAAMRRGIPTRPRLAGTLAGILAGSLGGLAYTIACINDGAAFVALWYTLAIALVTAIGAIAGPRVLAW; from the coding sequence ATGAAGGATGCAACGATATCGTCGCTGCCGGCCGGACGGACGGACGACCTGATCCGGTCGATGGCGATGGAGGCCGGCGACCGGGCAAGGGAGCGGGGCAAGGCCCGAACTCCAACCTTGCGTCAGGCTCTGGCTGCAGGACTGGTTCTGGCGCTGATCTGCTCGCTTGCGACCGTGATACTGCTCAGCGGACCACGCCCCGATCTTTCCAATGTCGCAACGACATGGACCTTCCAGTTCAAGGTGGTGGCGATGACGCTGGCGGCAGGCGGCGCCAGCCTGATGGTTCGCAATGCCGTCATTCCGGGGATTGCAGGCAAGAGGCTGCTGCCGCTGCTTCCTGCCGCCCTGTTCATGCTGGCGGGAGCCGGTTTCGATCGGTCGGGCCTGTCCCTGGGCGGTGCCCACGCGTCCTCCGTTACATCCTGCATGGGCGTGATCGTCATTGCTGCCCTTCCTGCCCTTGCCGTGATATTTGCGGCCATGCGCAGGGGCATTCCGACAAGACCGAGGCTTGCGGGTACACTTGCGGGCATTCTGGCAGGATCGCTTGGCGGCCTTGCCTACACGATCGCCTGCATCAACGATGGAGCGGCGTTCGTCGCCCTCTGGTACACACTGGCGATCGCGCTCGTTACCGCAATCGGCGCCATCGCTGGACCGAGGGTGCTGGCCTGGTAG
- the guaA gene encoding glutamine-hydrolyzing GMP synthase has product MTQIAHPDSILIIDFGSQVTQLIARRIREAGVYCEIHPFQNAQAAFDKLQPKGVIFSGGPASVTTEGSPRAPQAVFDSGVPILGICYGQQTLCTQLGGVVEGGHAAEFGRADVEVKKSSPLFEGFWEKGGRYPVWMSHGDRVTKLPEGFEVIATSENAPFAIAADESRHYYTTMFHPEVVHTPDGAKLLSNFVHKIVGLKSDWTMAAYRAEMIRKIKDQVGSERVICGLSGGVDSSVAAILIHEAIGDQLTCIYVDHGLMRQGETEQVVGMFRDHYNIPLVAVDASDLFLGQLEGVTDPEAKRKTIGRLFIEVFEAEAAKIAADGKGAPKFLAQGTLYPDVIESVSFSGGPSVTIKSHHNVGGLPERMNMQLVEPLRELFKDEVRALGRELGLPESFIGRHPFPGPGLAIRCPGGITREKLDILRKADAIYLDEIRKAGLYDTIWQAFAVLLPVQTVGVMGDYRTYDFVCALRAVTSVDGMTADFYPYDMNFLGRAATRIINEVRGINRVVYDVTSKPPGTIEWE; this is encoded by the coding sequence ATGACCCAGATAGCTCATCCCGACAGCATCCTCATCATCGATTTCGGCAGCCAGGTGACGCAGCTGATTGCGCGCCGCATCCGCGAGGCGGGTGTCTATTGCGAAATCCATCCCTTCCAGAACGCCCAGGCGGCTTTCGACAAGCTGCAGCCGAAGGGCGTGATCTTTTCCGGCGGCCCGGCTTCGGTGACGACGGAAGGCAGCCCCCGCGCCCCGCAGGCGGTGTTCGACAGCGGTGTGCCGATCCTTGGCATCTGCTACGGCCAGCAGACATTGTGCACCCAGCTTGGCGGTGTCGTCGAAGGCGGCCATGCCGCCGAATTCGGCCGCGCCGATGTGGAAGTGAAGAAGTCGAGCCCGCTGTTCGAAGGCTTCTGGGAAAAGGGCGGCCGTTATCCGGTATGGATGAGCCACGGCGACCGCGTGACCAAGCTGCCGGAAGGCTTCGAGGTGATCGCAACCTCGGAGAATGCTCCTTTCGCCATCGCTGCCGACGAGAGCCGCCACTATTATACGACGATGTTCCACCCGGAAGTGGTGCATACGCCGGATGGCGCCAAGCTGCTTTCCAATTTCGTGCACAAGATCGTCGGTCTGAAGTCGGACTGGACGATGGCAGCTTACCGCGCCGAGATGATCCGCAAGATCAAGGATCAGGTCGGTTCCGAGCGCGTCATCTGCGGCCTTTCCGGCGGCGTCGACTCGTCGGTTGCGGCGATCCTCATCCATGAGGCGATCGGCGACCAGCTGACCTGCATCTATGTCGACCATGGCCTGATGCGCCAGGGCGAGACCGAGCAGGTCGTCGGCATGTTCCGCGACCACTACAACATTCCGCTCGTCGCCGTCGATGCATCCGACCTGTTCCTCGGCCAGCTCGAAGGCGTCACCGACCCGGAAGCCAAGCGCAAGACGATCGGCCGCCTGTTCATCGAAGTGTTCGAGGCGGAAGCCGCCAAGATCGCCGCCGACGGCAAGGGCGCGCCGAAATTCCTCGCACAGGGCACGCTCTATCCGGACGTGATCGAAAGCGTCTCCTTCTCCGGTGGCCCTTCCGTGACGATCAAGAGCCACCACAATGTCGGCGGCCTGCCCGAGCGGATGAACATGCAGCTCGTCGAGCCGCTGCGGGAATTGTTCAAGGACGAAGTCCGTGCGCTTGGCCGCGAACTCGGCCTGCCGGAAAGCTTCATCGGCCGCCACCCCTTCCCCGGTCCGGGCCTCGCGATCCGTTGCCCCGGCGGCATTACCCGCGAGAAGCTCGACATCCTGCGCAAGGCGGATGCGATCTATCTCGACGAAATCCGCAAGGCCGGCCTCTACGACACGATCTGGCAGGCATTTGCCGTGCTTCTGCCGGTCCAGACCGTCGGCGTGATGGGCGACTACCGCACCTATGACTTCGTCTGCGCGCTGCGGGCAGTGACCTCGGTCGACGGCATGACGGCGGATTTCTATCCCTACGACATGAATTTCCTCGGCCGCGCGGCAACCCGCATCATCAACGAGGTGCGCGGCATCAACCGCGTCGTCTACGACGTGACCTCGAAGCCGCCGGGCACGATCGAGTGGGAGTGA
- a CDS encoding type II toxin-antitoxin system VapC family toxin — protein MIAIDTNLVIRYLTNDDAKQSKQARAVINGDDVFVSITVILQVEWVLRSVYGLPHTACLAAIRSFAGLPTVRLEEPAIVAEALDLFAQGMDFADALHLLKARHCERFVTFDRKFMKAAKAAGHDMVQDA, from the coding sequence ATGATCGCCATCGACACCAATCTTGTCATCCGTTACCTGACAAACGACGACGCGAAGCAGTCAAAGCAAGCGCGTGCCGTCATCAATGGCGACGACGTTTTCGTTTCGATCACAGTGATACTTCAAGTCGAGTGGGTGCTTCGAAGCGTTTACGGGTTACCACATACGGCGTGCCTTGCGGCCATACGGAGTTTCGCAGGTCTTCCCACAGTCAGACTGGAAGAACCGGCAATCGTCGCGGAAGCTCTTGACCTCTTTGCCCAAGGTATGGATTTTGCCGACGCGCTTCATCTTCTCAAGGCGCGCCATTGCGAAAGATTCGTCACTTTCGATCGAAAATTCATGAAAGCAGCCAAGGCTGCCGGTCACGACATGGTACAGGACGCCTGA
- a CDS encoding TspO/MBR family protein, translating to MTKPIVFILFIVASVSLGVLSGVSNLPGAWYQSLAKPFFNPPAWIFAPVWTLLYVLIGVALATTWYDEDNGGRLTVFAIQGFLNISWSPAFFGLQSPGLGLAIIIPLLVFILLFIGMSWRANRLAAALFILYGLWVAFATALNLSIVLLN from the coding sequence ATGACCAAACCCATCGTCTTTATTCTTTTCATCGTCGCCTCGGTGTCGCTCGGGGTGTTGAGTGGTGTCAGCAACCTGCCGGGCGCGTGGTATCAGTCGCTGGCAAAGCCATTCTTCAATCCACCCGCATGGATCTTCGCGCCGGTATGGACCCTGCTTTACGTGCTGATCGGGGTGGCGCTCGCCACGACCTGGTATGACGAGGACAATGGCGGCAGGCTCACCGTCTTTGCCATCCAGGGCTTTCTGAATATTTCATGGTCGCCGGCCTTTTTCGGGCTCCAAAGTCCGGGCCTCGGCCTCGCCATCATCATTCCCTTGCTCGTGTTCATCCTGCTGTTCATCGGCATGAGCTGGCGTGCCAACCGGTTGGCGGCAGCGCTTTTCATCCTCTACGGCCTGTGGGTCGCATTTGCCACGGCATTGAACCTGTCGATCGTTCTGTTGAATTGA